Proteins encoded by one window of Clostridium perfringens:
- a CDS encoding Rqc2 family fibronectin-binding protein, giving the protein MALDGIYLYNLINELKDSLINSRIDKINQPEKDEIIINVRGKENKKLLISSSSKYPRLHFTTISKNNPLQPPVFCMVLRKYLTGGRIIDIYQQSTDRIVSIDIANKDEMGFDSVYTLVVEIMARHSNISLVRKRDNKIMESIKHITANKNSFRVLYPGVSYVFPPASEKLNPFDFSKEDLKIELSKNNNELDEKIFSKLLTGVGKNLSLEMYSLFKSQFGDSYVFDDIFNFICNYFNNIFKDIQNIIFYKNEKIIDFYFKDLSILDHCTKEIYDNSSELLDAFFANKDKQDRLHAKSADIQRLVNTNIDRCLKKIKVLEKTLEECDKKEEFKIKGELLTSYIYSIKKGDKSVDLLNYYSEDEEYLTISLDENKTPSENIQFYFKKYNKLKKAEESALEQLAINEDELKYLNSVSSSIQVADNYEDIDAIKNELIETGYIRFRRNNNGKKKEKQSKPYHYVSSNGIDIYVGKNNIQNDYLTLKFADKNDTWLHTKDIPGSHVIVKSSNIPDKTLEEAANLAVFYSKGKGGTKIPVDYTLVKNVKKPSGSKPGMVIYSTNKTVYMDSPKEITLEKLK; this is encoded by the coding sequence ATGGCTTTAGACGGTATTTATTTATATAACTTAATAAATGAATTAAAAGATTCATTAATAAATTCTAGAATTGACAAAATAAATCAACCTGAAAAGGATGAAATAATAATAAATGTACGTGGAAAGGAAAATAAAAAACTTTTAATTTCCTCTAGTTCCAAGTACCCTAGATTACATTTTACTACAATAAGTAAGAATAATCCATTACAACCTCCTGTTTTTTGTATGGTATTAAGAAAATATTTAACAGGTGGAAGAATAATTGACATATATCAACAATCTACAGATAGAATTGTTTCAATTGATATAGCCAATAAAGATGAAATGGGTTTTGATAGTGTATATACTTTAGTAGTAGAAATAATGGCTAGACACAGTAATATTTCTCTTGTAAGAAAGAGAGATAATAAAATTATGGAATCAATAAAACATATAACAGCAAATAAAAATAGTTTTAGAGTTCTATACCCTGGTGTAAGCTATGTATTCCCTCCTGCATCTGAAAAATTAAATCCTTTTGACTTTTCAAAGGAAGATTTAAAGATAGAATTAAGCAAAAATAATAATGAATTAGATGAAAAGATCTTTTCAAAGCTACTAACTGGTGTTGGTAAAAATCTTTCTCTTGAAATGTATTCATTATTTAAATCACAATTTGGAGATTCATATGTTTTTGATGATATATTCAATTTTATATGTAATTACTTTAATAACATATTTAAAGATATACAAAATATTATATTCTACAAGAATGAAAAAATTATAGATTTTTATTTTAAAGATCTATCTATTTTAGACCATTGTACTAAAGAAATTTATGATAATAGTAGTGAACTTTTAGATGCCTTTTTTGCTAATAAGGATAAACAAGATAGATTACATGCAAAAAGTGCAGATATTCAAAGATTAGTTAATACTAATATAGACAGATGCTTAAAAAAAATTAAGGTTCTTGAAAAAACCTTAGAAGAATGTGATAAAAAAGAGGAATTTAAGATTAAAGGTGAGCTTTTAACCTCTTATATTTATAGTATTAAAAAAGGAGATAAATCTGTTGACCTTTTAAATTATTATAGTGAGGATGAAGAATACCTAACTATTTCACTTGATGAAAATAAAACACCATCTGAAAACATTCAATTTTACTTTAAAAAATATAACAAATTAAAAAAAGCTGAAGAATCTGCCCTAGAACAATTAGCTATAAATGAAGATGAGCTTAAATACTTAAATTCAGTTTCCTCAAGCATACAGGTTGCAGATAACTATGAAGACATAGATGCTATAAAAAATGAACTTATAGAAACAGGATATATAAGATTTAGAAGAAATAATAATGGTAAAAAGAAAGAAAAACAATCTAAGCCTTATCACTATGTTTCTTCTAATGGAATAGATATTTATGTTGGTAAAAATAATATCCAAAATGATTATTTAACTTTAAAGTTTGCTGACAAAAATGATACTTGGCTTCACACTAAGGATATACCTGGTTCTCACGTAATTGTTAAAAGTTCAAATATTCCTGATAAAACCTTAGAAGAAGCTGCTAACTTAGCTGTTTTCTATAGTAAAGGAAAAGGTGGCACTAAAATTCCTGTAGACTATACTTTAGTTAAAAATGTAAAGAAACCTTCTGGTTCTAAACCTGGAATGGTAATATACTCAACTAACAAGACAGTTTATATGGATTCACCAAAGGAAATAACTTTAGAAAAACTTAAGTAA
- the dapF gene encoding diaminopimelate epimerase, with translation MKFSKMHGNGNDFIVIEDLNNEYLGKEGEIAQKMCHRRFGIGADGILIVRKNENCDIEMVIINSDGSYAAMCGNGIRCFAKYVYEKGIVKKDVLDVLTGDGVKRIFLEIENDKVKSINVNMGFGDFKPKNIPALCDEEIIEKKVSVGNGNFEITSLLMGVPHTIIFEEEKYPIECGRDIEKYELFPQGTNVNFCKVIDRNTMEVRTWERGAGPTLACGTGNCASVIAANKLGLVDKEVKVIVPGGELKVNIEDDGVKMIGNASFICDGTYLF, from the coding sequence ATGAAGTTTTCAAAAATGCATGGAAATGGAAATGATTTTATAGTTATAGAAGATTTAAACAATGAGTATTTAGGTAAAGAGGGAGAAATTGCTCAAAAAATGTGCCATAGAAGATTTGGAATTGGCGCAGATGGGATTTTAATAGTTAGAAAGAATGAAAATTGTGATATAGAAATGGTAATAATAAATTCAGATGGATCTTATGCTGCTATGTGCGGAAATGGAATAAGATGTTTTGCTAAGTATGTCTACGAGAAGGGAATAGTAAAGAAAGATGTGCTAGATGTTTTAACAGGTGATGGAGTTAAAAGAATCTTTTTAGAAATTGAGAATGATAAGGTAAAAAGTATCAATGTAAATATGGGATTTGGAGACTTTAAACCAAAGAATATTCCAGCATTATGTGATGAAGAAATAATAGAAAAAAAAGTAAGTGTAGGAAATGGAAATTTTGAAATAACATCTTTACTTATGGGTGTTCCTCATACTATTATATTTGAGGAGGAAAAATATCCTATAGAATGTGGTAGGGATATAGAAAAGTATGAATTATTTCCTCAAGGAACAAATGTTAACTTCTGCAAAGTAATTGATAGAAATACAATGGAAGTTAGAACTTGGGAAAGAGGTGCAGGCCCAACCTTAGCATGTGGAACAGGGAATTGTGCTTCAGTTATAGCTGCTAATAAATTAGGTCTTGTAGATAAAGAAGTAAAGGTAATAGTTCCTGGTGGAGAATTAAAAGTTAATATTGAAGATGATGGAGTAAAAATGATAGGTAATGCGTCATTTATTTGTGATGGCACATATTTATTTTAG
- a CDS encoding beta-propeller domain-containing protein, whose product MRKAAALSLLVLVILSTTLAGCNFGKGSNEEDSKGTNLKLPCSIVSTISGEDVLYYEIEGDSLKKLDLDLKGHMEVYSEELGLAVYREFADKGTNLIITNGVKEHKISVDGNIEELIISPKGTKLLYRYNSGDKIGYKVLDLQNFKEFDFNENLAISGENVKFVNEDQLILYGVDLEKRQSGLYIYNIKDGRYTLEKQIVKAFIDYIDLVEDQVVLYTQSSIDGKKNCYIYNLDSKKESVISNEVGEIESLCKIGNVVYFIGTKGEGLRSLYSIDITNNKLDRLVYDFPKNISEKSKLIVAGDNIYFLGFNDSKEKNALYRYNLKDKSIKLIDSNKGQYIIIK is encoded by the coding sequence ATGAGGAAAGCTGCTGCTTTAAGTTTATTAGTATTAGTTATTTTATCAACAACCCTTGCGGGATGTAATTTCGGTAAAGGGTCTAATGAAGAGGACAGTAAGGGAACAAACTTAAAACTTCCTTGTAGTATTGTGTCTACAATTTCAGGGGAAGATGTTTTGTATTACGAAATAGAAGGGGATTCACTAAAAAAACTTGATTTAGATCTTAAGGGTCATATGGAAGTTTATAGTGAGGAATTAGGTTTAGCTGTTTATAGGGAGTTTGCTGATAAGGGAACAAACTTAATAATAACTAATGGAGTTAAGGAACATAAGATATCAGTAGATGGAAATATAGAAGAATTAATTATTAGTCCAAAGGGAACTAAACTTCTATATAGATATAATTCTGGGGATAAAATAGGATACAAAGTTTTAGACTTACAAAATTTTAAGGAATTTGATTTTAATGAGAATTTAGCTATTTCAGGGGAAAATGTTAAATTTGTTAATGAGGATCAATTAATTCTATATGGTGTTGACCTAGAAAAAAGACAAAGTGGGCTATATATTTATAATATTAAAGATGGAAGATATACTTTAGAAAAGCAAATTGTTAAGGCTTTTATAGATTATATTGATTTAGTTGAAGATCAAGTTGTTTTATATACTCAAAGCAGTATTGATGGCAAGAAAAATTGCTATATATATAATTTGGATAGTAAAAAAGAATCTGTTATTTCAAATGAGGTTGGAGAAATAGAATCTTTATGTAAAATAGGAAATGTAGTGTATTTTATTGGTACAAAGGGCGAAGGATTAAGAAGCTTGTATTCAATTGATATAACAAATAATAAACTTGATAGATTAGTGTATGATTTTCCTAAAAATATATCAGAGAAATCAAAGTTAATTGTTGCTGGAGATAATATATATTTTCTTGGATTTAATGATAGTAAAGAAAAAAATGCACTATATAGATATAATCTAAAGGATAAGAGTATTAAACTTATAGATAGCAATAAAGGGCAGTATATTAT